One part of the Rhodococcus oxybenzonivorans genome encodes these proteins:
- a CDS encoding alpha/beta fold hydrolase produces the protein MPDAEITFESGAVTYYGSLRTPEHTTGAAAPGALLLAGSGPTDRNGDSGLLPGDIGTLRFLADLLEQHGIVSLRYDKIGSGRTALGPYEVDEIGDLGFTTFVDAASAGLDFLAAQPGVDPSRLIVIGHSDGGLVALALATAVGENRVRAVGLLEPLSVRLLDLLTTQISAQLDTVVGAGQLPVELADELRLALADTVESLRTDGTIPDNLPEPLQNAGLVHANAKALAEEDALDPRTLAGRLPAGFPVLTSCSAKDIQVRVADVDGLDAALAHTALTSVRMVNASHVLKDVGNRPSTGPDYVEPLPYSSEFAEPFSAWVATL, from the coding sequence ATGCCTGACGCCGAGATCACCTTCGAGAGCGGTGCCGTCACCTACTACGGCAGCCTGCGCACCCCCGAGCACACGACCGGGGCGGCCGCACCCGGGGCGCTCCTGCTCGCCGGTAGCGGACCCACCGATCGAAACGGTGACAGCGGCCTCCTCCCCGGCGACATCGGAACCCTCCGATTTCTCGCCGATCTACTCGAGCAGCACGGCATCGTGAGCCTGCGCTACGACAAGATCGGCAGCGGGAGAACCGCTCTCGGCCCCTATGAGGTGGACGAGATCGGCGACCTCGGATTCACCACGTTCGTCGACGCCGCATCGGCGGGGCTGGACTTCCTCGCGGCGCAACCCGGTGTGGACCCGTCGAGGCTCATCGTTATCGGTCACAGCGACGGCGGACTCGTCGCCTTGGCGCTCGCCACCGCAGTCGGCGAGAACCGGGTCCGTGCCGTGGGACTTCTGGAACCGCTCAGTGTCCGCCTCCTCGACCTGCTGACGACCCAGATTTCCGCCCAATTGGACACCGTTGTGGGCGCCGGGCAGTTGCCGGTGGAACTGGCGGACGAACTCCGGCTTGCTCTGGCCGACACCGTCGAGTCGCTCCGCACCGACGGAACGATCCCCGACAACCTGCCCGAGCCACTGCAGAACGCGGGTCTGGTCCACGCCAACGCGAAAGCCCTCGCCGAGGAGGATGCGCTCGACCCTCGCACGCTCGCCGGCCGCCTCCCTGCCGGCTTCCCTGTTCTGACGAGCTGCTCGGCGAAGGACATCCAGGTGCGGGTGGCCGATGTCGATGGACTCGATGCCGCACTGGCGCACACTGCTCTCACGTCGGTGCGCATGGTGAACGCCAGCCATGTCCTCAAGGACGTCGGGAACCGCCCGTCCACAGGCCCCGATTACGTCGAGCCCCTCCCCTATTCGTCGGAGTTCGCCGAGCCGTTCAGCGCCTGGGTGGCCACCCTGTAG
- a CDS encoding N-acetylmuramoyl-L-alanine amidase: MNRTAIKAGLGACVLGASVLIPAHVSAQPDPAPTATGTELADLTVFLDPGHQGSAEGNDLTRQVDDGRGGTKDCQTSGMTSLGGVPEHTINWNVAQLVKSSLETLGASVVQSRQNDTGWGGCVDERARAASESNADVAVSIHADSTASGEDAGKHGFHMIVPTLPIPDEAANAAQSGGGLEASKLMRDAYVADGFVPANYAGVVDGIQTRADVAGPALTKVPLVFVEMGNGSHPEDAAQLESADGQLKHAIAITTGIVTYLLTGSSVGSELDAVQSAAATTEADATTTTAPSSSGSPTTTTTPKAPSAAAAQDTTTTAVTTSASATTTTTTTAPTTTTRALEAATPTTTTPSAPAPAGESTELSRLLETLRPLLEVDGVDGLEDLVNNENLGLVSDLARTLMAMLNDARPN; the protein is encoded by the coding sequence ATGAACAGAACTGCGATCAAGGCCGGCCTCGGTGCCTGCGTCCTCGGCGCCTCCGTACTCATTCCCGCCCATGTCTCGGCGCAGCCGGATCCGGCGCCGACAGCGACCGGCACCGAGCTCGCCGACCTCACGGTTTTCCTCGACCCCGGTCATCAGGGTTCGGCCGAGGGGAACGACCTCACTCGGCAGGTCGACGACGGCCGAGGTGGGACCAAGGATTGCCAGACGAGTGGGATGACTTCACTGGGCGGGGTACCGGAGCACACGATCAACTGGAATGTGGCACAGCTGGTGAAGAGCAGTCTCGAAACCTTGGGCGCCTCGGTGGTGCAGAGCAGGCAGAACGACACCGGCTGGGGCGGATGCGTCGACGAACGAGCGCGCGCGGCGAGCGAGTCGAACGCCGACGTGGCCGTGAGTATTCATGCCGACTCGACGGCGTCGGGTGAGGACGCCGGGAAACACGGCTTCCACATGATCGTCCCTACCCTGCCGATACCGGACGAGGCGGCGAATGCGGCCCAATCCGGGGGCGGCCTCGAAGCGTCGAAATTGATGCGCGACGCCTATGTTGCCGACGGGTTCGTCCCTGCCAATTACGCGGGGGTGGTCGATGGCATCCAGACCCGCGCCGACGTGGCGGGACCGGCGCTCACGAAGGTTCCACTGGTGTTCGTCGAGATGGGTAACGGTTCCCATCCCGAGGACGCAGCTCAACTCGAAAGTGCCGACGGTCAGCTGAAGCACGCGATCGCCATCACCACGGGCATCGTCACCTATCTGCTCACCGGATCGTCCGTAGGATCCGAACTCGACGCCGTACAGTCGGCCGCCGCGACCACCGAAGCGGACGCGACCACCACCACTGCGCCCTCGTCGTCAGGGTCGCCGACCACCACCACGACACCGAAGGCGCCGTCGGCCGCGGCAGCGCAAGACACGACCACGACGGCCGTCACAACCTCGGCATCTGCCACGACCACGACCACGACGACGGCACCGACCACGACCACCCGCGCACTCGAGGCTGCGACACCGACGACCACGACGCCGTCCGCACCGGCGCCGGCCGGGGAATCGACGGAACTGTCGCGGCTCCTCGAGACGCTGCGACCGCTTCTCGAGGTCGACGGAGTGGACGGTCTCGAGGATCTGGTGAACAACGAGAACCTGGGGCTCGTCTCCGACTTGGCCCGGACACTGATGGCGATGCTGAACGACGCCCGGCCGAACTGA
- the purH gene encoding bifunctional phosphoribosylaminoimidazolecarboxamide formyltransferase/IMP cyclohydrolase, which yields MSERKAVRRALVSVYDKTGLVELATGLHKAGVELVSTGSTAAKIADAGIPVTPVEALTGFPECLEGRVKTLHPRVHAGVLADTRKPEHLAQLDELGIEAFQLVVVNLYPFTQTVASGATPDECVEQIDIGGPSMVRAAAKNHPSVAVVVDPARYEDVLAAVDGGGFTLGERTALAAQAFQHTASYDVAVASWMTSTLVESGDSQFPEWAGATWDRSAVLRYGENPHQAAALYVNPAASAGLAQAEQLHGKEMSYNNYTDGDAAWRAAYDFSDPAVAIIKHANPCGIAVGSDIAEAHRKAHACDPVSAYGGVIAANREVTVEMAEQVAEIFTEVIIAPSYADGALGVLQRKKNVRVLLAKAPNPTGIELRPVSGGALLQERDVLDAEGDNPANWTLAVGDAADEQTLKDLEFAWRACRSVKSNAILLASDGASVGVGMGQVNRVDSAHLAVQRAGDRVVGSVGASDAFFPFPDGLQVLANAGVKAVVQPGGSVRDNEVIDAAKEAGITMYLTGARHFAH from the coding sequence GTGAGTGAACGCAAGGCTGTGCGCCGAGCGCTCGTCAGCGTCTACGACAAGACCGGTCTGGTCGAGCTGGCTACCGGCCTGCACAAGGCGGGTGTCGAATTGGTGTCGACCGGGTCGACGGCCGCGAAGATTGCCGACGCCGGTATTCCGGTGACGCCGGTCGAGGCGCTCACGGGGTTCCCCGAGTGCCTCGAAGGACGGGTCAAGACCCTGCACCCGCGGGTGCACGCCGGTGTACTCGCCGACACCCGCAAGCCGGAGCATCTCGCCCAGCTCGACGAACTCGGCATCGAGGCGTTCCAGTTGGTGGTGGTGAACCTCTACCCCTTCACCCAGACAGTCGCCTCGGGTGCAACTCCTGACGAGTGCGTCGAGCAAATCGACATCGGCGGTCCGTCGATGGTCCGCGCTGCCGCGAAGAACCACCCGTCGGTTGCGGTCGTCGTCGATCCCGCCCGTTACGAGGACGTGCTCGCGGCGGTTGACGGCGGCGGTTTCACGCTCGGTGAGCGGACCGCTCTCGCCGCTCAGGCATTCCAGCACACCGCGTCGTACGACGTCGCAGTGGCGAGCTGGATGACGTCCACGCTGGTCGAGAGTGGTGACTCGCAGTTCCCCGAGTGGGCCGGTGCCACGTGGGACCGCTCGGCGGTGCTCCGTTACGGCGAGAACCCGCACCAGGCCGCCGCGCTGTACGTGAACCCCGCCGCTTCCGCAGGCCTCGCTCAGGCGGAGCAACTGCACGGCAAGGAAATGTCGTACAACAACTACACCGACGGAGACGCCGCCTGGCGTGCCGCCTACGACTTCAGTGATCCCGCGGTCGCGATCATCAAGCACGCGAATCCGTGCGGCATCGCGGTCGGCAGCGACATCGCCGAGGCGCACCGCAAGGCGCACGCGTGTGATCCGGTGAGCGCATACGGCGGCGTGATTGCTGCCAACCGTGAGGTCACCGTCGAGATGGCGGAGCAGGTTGCCGAAATCTTCACCGAGGTGATCATCGCGCCGTCGTACGCAGACGGCGCACTCGGTGTGCTGCAGCGGAAGAAGAACGTTCGCGTGCTTCTTGCGAAGGCGCCGAATCCCACCGGGATCGAGCTGCGTCCGGTGTCCGGGGGAGCGCTGCTCCAGGAACGGGACGTTCTTGACGCCGAAGGTGACAACCCCGCCAACTGGACTCTCGCGGTCGGGGACGCTGCCGACGAGCAGACCTTGAAAGATCTCGAGTTCGCTTGGCGGGCTTGCCGTTCCGTGAAGTCCAATGCCATTCTGCTGGCCAGCGACGGTGCGTCGGTCGGCGTCGGAATGGGTCAGGTCAACCGTGTCGACTCCGCGCATCTGGCCGTGCAGCGTGCGGGCGACCGGGTCGTCGGGTCGGTGGGTGCGTCCGACGCGTTCTTCCCGTTCCCGGACGGCTTGCAGGTTCTCGCCAACGCGGGCGTCAAGGCTGTGGTGCAGCCGGGCGGTTCGGTCCGCGACAACGAGGTGATCGACGCCGCCAAGGAAGCCGGTATCACCATGTATCTCACGGGCGCGCGGCACTTCGCGCACTAG
- the purN gene encoding phosphoribosylglycinamide formyltransferase, whose translation MFRSRALTSSRDHLRPTAATGTSSTAPARVVVLASGAGTLLRSLIDSSRTGGYPADVVAVGVDRNCDAIRHAEAAGIPHFRVSLRDHPDRASWDKALTEAVAAHEPSLVVSAGFMKILGPAFLDRFGGRIINTHPALLPAFPGAHAVPDALAYGVKVSGSTVHLVDAGVDTGPILAQEPVPVLDGDDESTLHERIKTVERRLLADVIAAVATRGVVSDGRKAVIPSE comes from the coding sequence TTGTTCAGGAGTAGAGCGCTGACTTCCTCGCGTGACCACCTGAGGCCGACGGCGGCGACCGGGACGTCATCGACGGCACCGGCGCGGGTCGTCGTACTCGCATCCGGTGCCGGCACCCTGCTGAGGTCGCTGATCGACTCCTCCCGGACCGGCGGATATCCCGCCGACGTCGTGGCGGTCGGTGTCGACCGGAACTGTGACGCGATCCGCCACGCGGAGGCTGCCGGAATTCCCCACTTCCGCGTGAGCCTGCGCGACCACCCGGACCGTGCGTCGTGGGACAAGGCGCTCACTGAGGCTGTCGCGGCACACGAGCCGTCGCTGGTGGTGTCGGCGGGCTTCATGAAGATTCTCGGCCCGGCGTTCCTCGACCGGTTCGGTGGCCGCATCATCAATACCCACCCCGCGCTGCTGCCCGCCTTCCCCGGTGCGCACGCCGTGCCCGATGCGCTGGCGTACGGCGTCAAGGTGTCGGGGTCGACGGTGCACCTCGTGGACGCCGGTGTCGACACCGGCCCGATTCTCGCGCAGGAACCCGTGCCCGTGCTCGACGGCGACGACGAGTCGACCCTGCACGAGCGAATCAAGACTGTGGAGCGACGGTTGTTGGCGGATGTCATCGCCGCTGTCGCCACCCGTGGAGTTGTATCCGATGGACGAAAGGCCGTGATCCCCAGTGAGTGA
- a CDS encoding DUF6350 family protein, whose product MVDRVQRRAARGDERRSAETGRGPQARVPDPDEAWALLAVAFRPAAVTIVLLSALIVVTLVAANSDLTGTFGAIAASWLAIHQVPVTVDGTVLGVLPLIPTAGMVWAVARGCAGAVDVASSRRRVLRVVGAAVGGPLVITAISLAVIADASAVIALWPPNTLAAFGWVLFVHLLAAGLGVVVTMWPTWSADLPAWGRNAVRPGLRALTAIIGAGAALVTVSLLVEWSTVGGLLERGDGVVGLLGLTVLSVLYLPNVVIGAAAAAMGGTADIGNVSVSVFGNVGGSLPPLPVLGAVPDGAAGGAWPALLTIPLLIGVMLGRDSGRRVAGQEALFTVLAAAAGVGVVAAILGLVAGGELGAFGTVRITWWVFGGLTFAWLGFVGVITAVVIAWFRGRGADDDADEASTDEEEPHLPGEEEVPAIAAPVPDASPIPAGKAPGRVIDAELVEDPETPAGAAAPEDDEAQAEVVVDAEVEEDPATAGSDASGEADHGAEGDLPRGSATPSD is encoded by the coding sequence TTGGTTGATCGTGTTCAGCGCAGGGCTGCACGAGGTGATGAGCGGCGATCCGCTGAAACTGGGCGGGGTCCGCAGGCCCGGGTGCCGGACCCCGACGAGGCGTGGGCGTTGCTGGCGGTGGCGTTCCGGCCGGCCGCGGTGACGATCGTTCTGCTGTCGGCGTTGATCGTGGTTACGCTGGTCGCCGCGAACAGCGACCTGACCGGGACGTTCGGCGCGATCGCTGCGTCGTGGCTGGCGATTCACCAGGTTCCGGTCACCGTCGACGGCACCGTGCTCGGTGTCCTTCCGTTGATCCCGACCGCGGGCATGGTGTGGGCTGTCGCCCGCGGGTGCGCCGGGGCCGTCGACGTGGCGTCGTCGCGCCGCCGGGTTCTCCGAGTCGTGGGAGCCGCGGTGGGCGGCCCCTTGGTCATCACCGCGATCAGCCTGGCGGTGATCGCGGACGCATCGGCGGTCATCGCCTTGTGGCCACCGAATACTCTCGCCGCGTTCGGCTGGGTGTTATTCGTGCACCTGCTGGCCGCCGGGCTCGGGGTTGTGGTCACGATGTGGCCGACGTGGTCTGCGGATCTTCCGGCATGGGGGCGGAACGCGGTGCGGCCGGGACTGCGCGCGCTCACGGCGATTATCGGTGCAGGTGCCGCTCTGGTCACCGTGTCGTTGCTGGTGGAGTGGTCGACGGTCGGTGGGCTGCTCGAGCGGGGCGACGGTGTGGTGGGCCTCCTCGGGCTGACCGTGCTCTCGGTGCTGTACCTGCCCAACGTCGTGATCGGTGCGGCCGCCGCCGCGATGGGCGGCACGGCGGACATCGGGAACGTGTCGGTGAGTGTGTTCGGGAATGTGGGCGGCTCGCTGCCTCCGTTGCCGGTACTCGGCGCCGTTCCGGACGGCGCCGCGGGCGGTGCCTGGCCCGCTCTGCTGACAATTCCCCTGCTGATCGGTGTCATGCTCGGCCGCGACTCCGGGCGGCGCGTGGCCGGACAGGAAGCCCTGTTCACGGTGTTGGCCGCGGCCGCGGGCGTGGGTGTGGTGGCCGCGATTCTCGGTCTGGTCGCCGGCGGTGAGCTGGGTGCCTTCGGCACTGTCCGGATCACGTGGTGGGTGTTCGGCGGACTGACATTCGCCTGGCTGGGATTCGTCGGAGTGATCACCGCGGTCGTCATCGCGTGGTTCCGCGGGCGGGGCGCTGACGACGACGCGGACGAGGCCTCGACCGACGAGGAGGAACCCCATCTCCCGGGCGAGGAAGAGGTGCCCGCCATCGCCGCTCCCGTTCCCGATGCATCTCCCATTCCGGCGGGTAAAGCTCCGGGCAGGGTCATCGACGCGGAGCTCGTCGAGGACCCGGAGACACCGGCAGGCGCCGCGGCACCCGAGGACGACGAGGCCCAGGCTGAGGTCGTGGTGGACGCCGAGGTGGAGGAAGACCCGGCGACTGCGGGATCGGATGCGTCCGGCGAAGCGGATCACGGAGCTGAAGGCGACCTGCCCCGAGGGTCCGCAACCCCCAGCGACTAG
- a CDS encoding DUF5336 domain-containing protein — MTFPPGGPSYGPPAQQNAAQENAGGDSKGLGFFLLIGVAVLGLLNLLFGFAPYVTVVSEPLNSFEAGSHGLGLLFLGGLLAAVSLLPKQNYAGAAAAASISGWVLALLIFLNFDADSGWGAILILVLGFIQSAVAVAALLFDIGIVKQPVRSPSAAGAFGQSGQGGYGQSGQQSYGQPSQGYGQQPSQGYSGPQGFGPQGGQPQPGYGQSGQSPYGQQGFGHQGQPGQQQPGQTQSSPGQSGYGQGYGQQQGYGAGSAPYDAPTTAYQQPQYQGYSQPGATPSSQYPTGPAGTSYGSAQHAAPAYGAQSGSSPVERTLEYGEQSRSESQHADTGESSESEGHGAPTQAFDTRSDRDDK; from the coding sequence ATGACGTTCCCGCCCGGCGGACCGAGCTACGGTCCGCCCGCGCAACAGAATGCAGCGCAGGAGAATGCAGGGGGAGATTCCAAAGGCCTGGGCTTCTTCCTCCTGATCGGTGTCGCGGTTCTCGGGTTGCTGAACCTGCTGTTCGGGTTCGCCCCGTACGTCACCGTCGTCAGTGAACCGCTCAATTCCTTCGAGGCGGGGTCGCACGGCCTCGGGCTGCTGTTCCTCGGCGGTCTGCTGGCTGCGGTATCTCTTCTCCCCAAACAGAACTATGCGGGTGCCGCGGCGGCGGCGTCCATCTCCGGCTGGGTTCTCGCCCTGCTCATCTTCCTCAACTTCGACGCCGATTCGGGTTGGGGCGCCATCTTGATCCTCGTGCTGGGATTCATCCAGTCGGCAGTGGCGGTCGCTGCGCTGCTGTTCGACATCGGCATCGTGAAGCAGCCGGTCCGCAGTCCTTCGGCCGCTGGTGCTTTCGGCCAGTCCGGGCAGGGCGGCTACGGCCAGAGCGGGCAACAGTCCTACGGGCAGCCGTCGCAGGGCTACGGTCAGCAGCCTTCACAGGGGTACAGCGGTCCGCAGGGCTTCGGTCCGCAGGGCGGTCAGCCGCAGCCGGGATACGGGCAGTCGGGTCAGTCTCCGTACGGCCAGCAGGGCTTCGGCCACCAGGGCCAGCCCGGTCAGCAGCAGCCCGGCCAGACGCAGTCTTCGCCAGGTCAGTCCGGTTACGGTCAGGGCTACGGGCAGCAGCAGGGCTATGGGGCAGGGTCGGCGCCGTACGACGCTCCGACGACCGCATATCAGCAGCCGCAGTACCAGGGGTATTCGCAGCCGGGCGCAACCCCCTCCTCGCAGTACCCGACGGGACCGGCGGGCACCAGTTACGGTTCGGCCCAGCACGCCGCTCCTGCCTACGGCGCGCAGTCCGGATCGTCGCCGGTGGAGCGCACCCTGGAGTACGGCGAGCAGTCGCGTTCCGAGTCGCAGCATGCCGACACAGGCGAGTCGTCCGAGTCCGAGGGTCACGGTGCACCGACCCAGGCCTTCGACACCCGTTCCGACCGGGACGACAAGTAA
- a CDS encoding IMPACT family protein, with protein MPYTLAPRATDLTVETEIKHSRFIAALRRVEDAESAQDFVQSQRRAYPDARHHCSAYIVGNGPSERLERSSDDGEPGGTAGIPMLQVLRTRDLVDVAVVVTRYFGGIKLGAGGLVRAYSGAVAAAIDASRLVARERRQLHTLATRHADAGRVESELRMRGVVVVETTYGEEAVLTLAARDSEDLANLVAEVTAGAGTLHPAGEIWIDA; from the coding sequence ATGCCGTACACGCTCGCTCCCCGCGCTACCGATCTCACCGTCGAAACGGAGATCAAGCATTCGCGCTTCATCGCGGCCCTGCGGCGAGTGGAGGATGCAGAATCGGCACAGGATTTCGTGCAGTCGCAGCGCCGCGCGTATCCCGATGCGCGGCATCATTGTTCCGCCTACATTGTCGGGAACGGACCCAGTGAACGGCTCGAGCGTTCGAGTGACGACGGAGAGCCCGGCGGAACGGCGGGGATACCCATGCTGCAGGTCCTGCGGACACGGGACCTCGTCGACGTCGCAGTGGTGGTCACACGATATTTCGGCGGAATCAAACTGGGGGCGGGCGGACTGGTCCGCGCGTATTCGGGCGCGGTGGCCGCGGCGATCGACGCCTCACGCCTCGTGGCACGGGAGCGTCGACAACTTCACACGCTGGCAACTCGTCACGCCGATGCGGGTCGGGTGGAGTCGGAACTGCGGATGCGCGGAGTGGTGGTCGTGGAGACGACGTACGGCGAAGAGGCGGTACTCACGCTCGCGGCCCGCGATTCGGAGGACTTGGCGAATCTGGTCGCGGAAGTCACGGCAGGCGCGGGAACACTTCATCCGGCCGGGGAGATCTGGATAGACGCCTAA
- the sucD gene encoding succinate--CoA ligase subunit alpha, with the protein MAIFLTKDSKVIVQGITGGEGTKHTALMLKAGTQVVGGVNARKAGTTVTHDGGVELPVFGTVAEAIEKTGADVSIAFVPPAFAKDAIVEAIDAEIPLLVVITEGIPVQDSAYAWAYNVSKGNKTRIIGPNCPGIITPGESLVGITPANIAGSGPIGLVSKSGTLTYQMMFELRDFGFSTAIGIGGDPVIGTTHIDAIEAFEKDPETKVIVMIGEIGGDAEERAADYIKANVTKPVVGYVAGFTAPEGKTMGHAGAIVSGSSGTAQAKKDALEAAGVKVGKTPSETAALAREILQSLTVQA; encoded by the coding sequence ATGGCTATCTTCCTGACCAAGGACTCCAAGGTCATCGTCCAGGGCATCACCGGCGGCGAGGGCACCAAGCACACCGCGCTGATGCTCAAGGCCGGTACTCAGGTCGTCGGCGGCGTCAACGCCCGCAAGGCCGGCACCACCGTCACCCATGACGGCGGCGTCGAGCTCCCCGTCTTCGGCACCGTCGCCGAGGCCATCGAGAAGACCGGTGCGGACGTCTCGATCGCGTTCGTTCCGCCGGCCTTCGCCAAGGACGCCATCGTCGAGGCCATCGACGCGGAGATCCCGCTGCTCGTGGTCATCACCGAGGGCATCCCCGTGCAGGATTCGGCGTACGCCTGGGCGTACAACGTCTCCAAGGGCAACAAGACCCGCATCATCGGCCCGAACTGCCCCGGCATCATCACCCCGGGCGAGTCGCTGGTCGGCATCACCCCCGCCAACATCGCGGGCAGCGGTCCCATCGGTCTCGTTTCAAAGTCGGGCACGCTGACCTACCAGATGATGTTCGAGCTGCGTGACTTCGGTTTCTCCACCGCCATCGGCATCGGCGGCGACCCGGTCATCGGAACCACCCACATCGACGCCATCGAGGCGTTCGAGAAGGACCCCGAGACCAAGGTCATCGTCATGATCGGTGAGATCGGTGGCGACGCCGAAGAGCGTGCCGCCGACTACATCAAGGCGAACGTGACCAAGCCGGTCGTCGGCTACGTCGCCGGCTTCACCGCTCCCGAGGGCAAGACCATGGGCCACGCCGGCGCCATCGTCTCCGGCTCCTCGGGAACCGCGCAGGCCAAGAAGGACGCCCTCGAGGCGGCCGGCGTCAAGGTCGGCAAGACGCCGTCCGAGACCGCTGCGCTCGCTCGCGAGATCCTGCAGAGCCTGACCGTCCAGGCCTAG
- the sucC gene encoding ADP-forming succinate--CoA ligase subunit beta has protein sequence MDLFEYQAKELFAKHEVPTSAGRVTDTVAGAREIAEEIGKPVMIKAQVKVGGRGKAGGVKYSADVDAAQANAEAILGLDIKGHVVKKLLVAEASDIAEEYYISFLLDRTNRTYLAMCSVEGGVEIEVTAEENPDALAKIPVDAVKGVDLAFARSIAEAGKLPAEVLDAAAVTIQKLWDVFIKEDALLVEVNPLVRTPDDQILALDGKVTLDENAAFRQPGHEAFEDKDATDPLELKAKENDLNYVKLDGQVGIIGNGAGLVMSTLDVVAYAGEKHGGVKPANFLDIGGGASAEVMANGLDVILNDEQVKSVFVNVFGGITACDAVANGIVGALKTLGDEANKPLVVRLDGNNVEEGRRILAEAAHPLVTVVGTMDEAADKAAELAFAAK, from the coding sequence ATGGATCTCTTCGAATACCAGGCGAAGGAACTCTTCGCCAAGCACGAGGTGCCGACTTCGGCTGGGCGTGTTACCGACACGGTCGCCGGCGCGCGCGAGATTGCCGAAGAAATCGGCAAGCCCGTGATGATCAAGGCACAGGTCAAGGTCGGCGGCCGCGGCAAGGCGGGTGGCGTCAAGTACTCCGCAGACGTCGACGCCGCCCAGGCGAACGCCGAGGCGATTCTCGGCCTCGACATCAAGGGCCATGTCGTCAAGAAGCTCCTGGTCGCAGAGGCGAGTGACATCGCCGAGGAGTACTACATCTCATTCCTGCTCGACCGCACCAACCGCACCTACCTGGCCATGTGTTCGGTGGAAGGTGGAGTCGAGATCGAGGTCACCGCCGAGGAGAACCCCGACGCCCTCGCCAAGATCCCCGTCGACGCCGTGAAGGGTGTCGACCTCGCGTTCGCGCGCAGCATCGCCGAGGCAGGAAAGCTGCCCGCGGAGGTGCTCGACGCAGCGGCCGTCACAATCCAGAAGCTGTGGGACGTCTTCATCAAGGAAGACGCTCTCCTCGTCGAGGTCAACCCGCTCGTCCGTACCCCGGACGACCAGATCCTCGCGCTCGACGGCAAGGTCACGCTGGACGAGAACGCTGCCTTCCGTCAGCCCGGCCACGAGGCGTTCGAGGACAAGGACGCCACCGACCCGCTCGAGCTCAAGGCCAAGGAAAACGACCTCAACTACGTCAAGCTCGACGGACAGGTCGGCATCATCGGCAACGGCGCCGGCCTGGTCATGTCGACCCTGGACGTCGTCGCCTACGCCGGTGAGAAGCACGGCGGCGTGAAGCCCGCCAACTTCCTCGACATCGGCGGCGGTGCGTCCGCCGAGGTCATGGCCAACGGGCTCGACGTCATCCTGAACGACGAGCAGGTCAAGAGTGTGTTCGTGAACGTGTTCGGTGGCATCACCGCGTGTGACGCCGTCGCCAACGGCATCGTCGGCGCCCTGAAGACGCTCGGTGACGAGGCCAACAAGCCTCTGGTCGTCCGCTTGGACGGCAACAATGTCGAAGAGGGTCGCCGTATCCTCGCCGAGGCCGCTCACCCGCTGGTCACGGTCGTCGGAACCATGGACGAGGCCGCCGACAAGGCTGCCGAGCTGGCCTTCGCCGCAAAGTAA